The Polycladomyces zharkentensis DNA window ATCCTGCAAACCGACCAGCTCCAAGACTTCCTCCACGCGCCGGCGAATCTGCCGTCTCGGCGCCTCAATCGCCTCCATGGCGAAAGCGACGTTCTCATACGCTGTCATGTTGGGCAACAATTTGTAATCTTGGAATACCACTCCAATATTGCGACGCAAATACGGAATTTTCCAATCCCGAACGCGTTTGACATTGACGCCGTTGATCAGGATGACACCGCTGGATGGCTTTTCTTCCCGGTACATGAGCTTGATAAAGGTACTCTTACCCGCACCACTCGGTCCGACAATGTAGACGAATTCTCCCTGTTCGATCTTGACGTCAATTCCACGCAACGCCTCAACACCGTTCGGGTATCTTTTCCAAACATCATGCATTTCGATCACAATATCACCTCAAGCCTCGTGTACCTGGTTTTCTATGAAACTATGTAACAAACTCCCCATCCTATCACACGCATCAAATCACATTACTATTATAGTATAGCATCTTTATCCCGCAATCCCAGCCGCCTTTCCTGTTCGTTCGCTAATTCGACAAAAGCAAAACGAAAGAAACCCACTACCCTCCCGCAGTGGACTGCTGACAATGGGAAACGGGTCGTTTTTTCGACCCTTGCTCCCTCTCCCGGACAAATGTCGTCCGCATCTTGTCAACACCCTGACTGCCGTCAGGCAAGGGTTTCTATATCCGATTTCGGTTGATAGAAATCCATTTCATTAATCAATAACGTGATCTAACCACGTATGGGTTTCATCGATTTTCGATTTTTTTTCTTCGATCGCGGCCAAAACGGCTTGACGCCCCGTACCGCCGGGGATATTTCGCGCGTCCACCACCCGTTCCAATTGAAGTGCTTCATAAACGTCCGCCTCAATCAGCGGGCAGGCGGCCTTGAATTCCGCCAATTCACAATCCGTCAATGTCTTGCCCCGTTCCAGGCAATGCAGTACCAAACGCCCGACGACTTCATGCGCTTCGCGGAACGGCAAGCCTTTCTTCACCAGATAATCAGCCAGATCAGTGGCGTTGGCAAACCCGCTTTGCGCATTTTCCCGCATTTTCTCCACATTCACTTTCATGCTGGAAAGCATCGGCGCCGTTAACGCGAGCGCCCCGGTCAGCGTGTCCACCGTATCGAACACGCCCTCTTTGTCTTCCTGTATATCCTTGTTGTAAGTGAGTGGCAAGGCCTTCAATGCAGTGAGTAACGCCACCAGATGACCGATGACGCGTCCTGTTTTCCCCCGGACCAGTTCGGGGACGTCCGGATTTTTCTTCTGCGGCATCATGCTGCTGCCCGTACAGAAGGCATCATCCAACTCGATGTAACCGAACTCTTCACTGGACCACAGGATCAACTCTTCGGACAGACGGGAGAGATGAACCATGATGAGCGAAGCGATGGAGAGAAACTCCACCAGATAGTCACGATCGCTGACGGCGTCCATGCTGTTGTCATAGATACCGTCGAAGCCGAGTTCCTCCGCTACCATGTACCGGTCGATCGGAAAGGTCGTCCCGGCGATCGCACCGGCACCCAACGGCGAAATGTTGACCCGTTTGTAACTGTCCATCAACCGCTCGATATCACGCTGAAACATGGAAACGTAAGCCAACAGGTGATGGGCCAGCCGCACGGGCTGGGCACGCTGCAGGTGGGTGTATCCCGGCAGGATGGTATCCACGTGCACTTCCGCCTGTGCGATGAGCGCTTCCTGCACGCCGACAAGCAAACGGACCAGTTCAACGGTTTGATGACGAACGTACAGGTGCATATCCAACGCCACCTGATCATTGCGGCTGCGACCCGTATGCAGTTTGCCGCCGACGGGACCGATTTCCTCGATCAACAGTTTCTCGATGTTCATGTGTATGTCTTCATTCTCGACCGAAAACGACACTTCCCCGCGGCGGATGCGTTCCCGGATCGTTTCCAACCCGGAAAGGATGGTCTTCGTCTCTTCCTTCGTCAAAATGCCACAGGCGCCCAGCATGCGCACATGGGCCATACTCCCCCGGATATCTTCTTCGGCCAGCCGTTGATCAAACCCGATCGATGCGGTGTATTCCTCAACCAACTGGTTGGTCGGCTTGGTAAATCGCCCGCCCCAGAGCTTCATCGTGATCCTCCTTCTTCGGGTTGACGGTGGCGAATACTTGCGTCGGCAATCCCCACAGACGGATAAAACCGACGGCTGCCTGATGATCGAAGGTGTCCTCCGGCGTGTAGGTGGCCAGCTTTTCATTGTACAGAGATCGATCCGACTTACGGCCGGTGACCACGGCATGCCCTTTGAACAGCTTGACGCGCACCGTTCCGCTGACGGTTTCTTGCGTCACGTCGATAAAGGCGTCCAATGCTTTTTTGAGCGGGGAGAACCACAAGCCTTCATAGATCAATTTGCCCCATTGCTGTTCCACGATCGGCTTGAACTGGGCAATCTCCCGGGTTTGCGTCAGAAACTCCAGTTCCCGGTGAGCCGTGATCAGTGTAATGGCTCCCGGACACTCGTACACCTCACGCGATTTGATGCCCACCAGCCGGTTTTCCACGTGATCGATCCGGCCGACACCGTGTTTCCCGGCGATCTGGTTCAACGCGGCAATCAGCTCATGAAGCGGCATCGTTTGCCCGTCCAATGCGACAGGAAGTCCCTTTTCAAATGTGATCTCCACTTCATCAGGCTGATCGGGCGTATCGGCCAGTGAAGCTGTCCATTCATACGCTTCCTCCGGCGGCTCCGCCCACGGATTTTCCAAAATGCCGCACTCACAACTTCTTCCCCACAAGTTCTGGTCGATGCTGTAGGGATTATCCAAATCGACCGGGATCGGAATACCGTGTTTTTTGGCGTATTCGATCTCTTCGTCCCTGGACATCGCCCACTCCCGAACCGGTGCGATCACTTTCAGGTGTGGATTCAATGCGGCGACGGACACATCGAACCGTACCTGGTCATTCCCTTTCCCGGTACAACCGTGCGCCACGGCAACCGCACCTTCTTTTTCCGCCACTTGCACCAGCACTTCCGAGATGAGCGGACGGGACAGCGCGGACACCAACGGATATTTGCCTTCATACATCGCATTGGCCTTCAGTGCCGGCGCCAGATATTTCTCGGCAAACCACTGCCGCGCATCGACGACCAGCGACTTGACCGCACCCACTTTCAACGCTTTGGCTTTGACAAAATCCAAATCCTTGCCCTCTCCCACATCAAGGGCGACGGCGACAACATCATAACCGTAGTGCTCCTGCAACCACTTGATGGCGACCGATGTATCTAAACCCCCGGAATATGCCAGGATCACCTTATCTTTTGCCACGTTTGACCTCTCCCTTATAAAAATTCATCTTAGTGTATTATTATACATACCAACCGATAAAAGTCCATGTTTTTTTCGAGTGTCAAGCAAATGTCACACATTTTGATCCGGGGGGCGATCCACATGTCGGACTGCCTTTTCCGGTTTTTCGCCCACTCCCGATACAACGGCTGTTTTCCCTCAACAGAATCCAACTTTGAGGATGGAAAATATTGAATCAACCAGTTCACAAAATCATCATGCGTAGGCCCAACAGCCCATTCACATGCCAACCCATTGACTTGTACCGAAGCAGATTGATGACAAAGCGGCTGACTCCGATTTCCCGTCTGTAGCTCCGCGATGGACGGAAATTTCGCTCCGTTCCCCGAAATTGCGTGAGGTCCGACCACACTGTCAACAGTCTCGTCTTGAAGGCGTTTTTTTGCTATCCTCAAAGGGAGTCCATCTTTTGGTTGGTGATGGCGTGAACTTTTATCCTTCCCATTCCCAAAAAGGATGGGCTTATTATCCCTGCTTAGAAAGTAGTAATAATGTAAAGTTGTTGCTTTTCGTAACGAGCAAATTGTAATATCATATCAATTAGTCAGAAGCAAATTTGCTTCTTTTTCTCGGAATGAAAAGTTTCGTAAAATTAACTTTATCTTAATCTTTACGGACGTTCAAAAGAAAAACCTGATTCCCTTCGTTTTCCCAAAGGAAATCAGGTTTTTCAGAACTGTAGCCCTTAGTCAGTTTAAAAATGGCTTGTCATTAATTATTTGAAGAATTTAACACGTTCTTCCAACGGCTTGAATTCTTTATCTCCAGGTGTAGTAATCGGCTTACCAAACGGCATTTGAGCAATAAGTGTCCATTCGTTGGGGATATTCCACTCTCTTTTCACTTCATCATCAATGAGTGGGTTATAGTGTTGCAAAGAGGCGCCAAATCCTTCGATTTCTAATGATGTCCAAATCACATATTGGAGCATACCCGAAGATTGATGAGCCCAAATCGGGAAATTCTTCGCATAAGATGGGAATTGTTGTTGCAGACCTTGAATTACACGTTCGTCTTCAAAGAACAAAACTGTCCCATAGCCACTACGGAATGAGTTGTTTATTTTTTCTTCCGTTGAAGCGAATCGATCTGCAGGAACGATTTTTCTTAACGTTTCCTTAGTAATATCCCATAACTTGTTGTGATGCTCTCCTAACAACAGAACTACTCGTGCACTCTGGGAATTAAATGCAGATGGTGTGTATTTGACAGCATGGTCAATCACTTCTTTAATTCTTTCATCAGAAACGGGTGCTTCTTTGCTGATCCCGTAATAAGTGCGTCGATCTTTCACTGCTGTATAGAAATCTTTTGCGCTATTCGCCATGCCACTCGCCCCCGGTTTCATTTTATTTCCGAATACATTATCTAAGAATCCCATTTAACACATCTCCTTAACTATTCTAAAGTTTAGCCTCTTCCTGCTTGGAATTCCGGATATTTGGTCATTCCGCCATCTACAAACAAGGTAATCCCTGTCACATAACTGGATTCAGAAGAAGCCAGCCATGCCGCTGCTGCGGCGATTTGTTCCGGTTTACCGATATAGCCCATCGGAATCATACTTTCGACATCTTTTCTTTGTTCAGGATCAGAGAATTTTTCAGCATTAATCGGAGTATCAATGGCGCCTGGTCCAATGTTGTTCACACGGATGCCTTTTGGAGCGTATTCTAACGCCAAGGTTTCGGTCATTAACTTGATGCCGCCTTTGCTTGCAGCGTAATGGACAAACAGTGGCCAAGGAATCACTTCATGCACACTCGACATGTTAATGACGTTCCCTCTAATGTTGTTTTCTACAAAATATTTAATGGCTTCACGGCTACCCAAAAAAGCACCGGTTAAGTTGGTATTAATAACCTTGTTCCAATCCGATAGGGATAATTCGTGTGATGGGACTGGATTTTCAATTCCGGCGTTATTGATCATCACATCTAAAGTACCGTAATGATCAATGGCAGATCGAACAAGACGTTTGACATCTTCTTCTTTCGTCACATCCCCACTGACAATAATCGCATCTCCGCCTGCTTGTTTGACTTCTTTCATCACTTCAAGGGCTTCTTCTTCACTCGAACGATAGTTGATCACCACTTTGGCTTGTTCTTGACCAAACCGAATGGCCATGGCCCGACCAATACCTTTTGAAGCTCCGGTAATGACAACGACTTTTCCTTTCAGATCTGGATACATAAAACATCCTCCTCCGATTGATGTATTGGTTGTTGCATTTATGATTTGGCTAAACCAAGGAAAACAGCACCGATCACAATCAGGATAATCCCTGTCACAATCCCAATAAGTTGACGTTTCGTTTTCTTTTCGCCCAAGAAAACAATACCGCCGAGCGTAGAAACGATAATCCCCAATTGGGATAAAGAAAAACTGATGGCTACACCTACTTTTGGTTGGGAAATGAACAAAAACAAGTTGCCGGTTGCCCAAACGACCCCAGGTAAGATGTTTTTGAGGGTATAGCGATTAAAAGGTTTGTGTTTATAAGTCAGCATCACCCCCCCAACGACCATTCCAATCGCTTGAGGGAAAAGGGCCGACCAGCTATCGATATGGAAAAGTCGTACAATCACCACGTAAATGAGGTAACCGACCGTAGACACAATCAGTGTGACGATCCCTTTTTTCGTTTGCCTGGATGTATCTTTTCTGTTTTCATCCTCCAGAGAAGTGAGGACAATCCCGATCACAATCAGGATGAGAGCGATTGTCCCAAAGAGAATGGCGCTCAGTGTAGACCATTCTTTAAACACAATCACGCCAAAGAGCGTCGTAGAGACCAATTGCATCCCTGTTGAAATCGGCATGGTTTTTGAAACACCCATATATTCCACGCTTTTCAATTGGTTTCGCTGACCAAGAGCCCAAAATAAGCCGGATAGGATTCCGACGATAAAAATGAGGGGTGACAACGGAGGTTGTACAAAAAGAAAGATCACGATGGAAAAAACCAATGCCCCTATCGTTGTTCCCAACGTTTGGCTATAAGGTCCACCACCCAGTTTCACGTTAAGTAATACAATACTTCCCCAAGCCAGTGCCGGGATGAGAGCTAAGAGTATATCCATTGGTTGAACCCTTCTTTCATGATGTACTTTGATAATATACTTTACTTTAGTTAGTTGATTATTTTACGTAACCAATAGTACCACTTGCGTTTCTAATAGTCAATTAGTAAAAAATAGAAGCCTTTATTTGAACTGATGAGGTCACGAAAGGGAAACTACGAAAACTGATTGAACTCGCTCAATACACAAAAAAATAGAGGGTTTCCTCTCTCCCCAACACCCGTTAAATCAGTATAAGCTAGGAGCCGCCCCCTTGGAGATCCGCACTGAAAACCGAACAAAAAAACGCCCCACATGGGACGATCACCATTGTCATCCATCACGTCTCCCCCTTAGTCAAACTCTGGTGACGCAAGCATCAAGTCAATTTCCTCGTCAGTACTGGTCGATCCAATACGCCTGTCCATCTATAACATACGCCCATCCGGCCACACAATCTCTCGCTGCTCCCCATGACGAACTTTTTTCTTTCCACTCCTCCCATCGCGCCAAAGACCACGGACAGAGTAGCACTTCCCTCGCTTGTACTGGCGACCAACATACCGGTGTTTCCCCATCGCCAAACTTTTTAAAGTTTTATTCTGCACATACATTCCATTTACTCCCTTTGTTCTATGGACGGAGTTTTCTGTTTTTTGTAAGATGAAGACTGTTGAAAAATATTGAAGAGGTGGAAGGATGAAACGGATCGTCGGAATGTTGGTCCTCATGTTATCGCTTATGATCAGCACCGGGTGTTCCGGCCTCCTGTCCGCCGGTTCCCCTCAGGAAGCGGTGCAGAAAAAGAAACCCGCCGGGCCGGAAGAGTTCAAAGCAGCGACAACCGTGGAGGGGATGCTGAGAGAGGGGCCGGGGAAATACGCGGGCAACAAATACGACAAAGCAAAGGTACAGGCGGAACTGGACAAGTTTCCGAAAGGTCTCTCCGCCCGTGAGGTATATAACCGCTTGATCTATTACCTGGCGGAGGATTACAAGCCCATCCTGAAAAAGGTGGAGGAGTTCAACCCGGCGGTGCCCACCGACGCCAAAATGCCGGCGTCCGACATCAACAAGGATGTCAAGGTGCAGAACATGAATGTGGAAATCCTGCTGGACTCCAGCGGAAGCATGGCGGAAAAGACGGACGGGGCACAGCGGATGGAACTGGCCAAACAGGCCATTCGCGATTTCGTCTCCTCCCTGCCGAAAGGGGCGCGGGTCTCCCTTCGGGTATACGGGCACAAGGGGACCAACAGTCCAAAGGACAAGGCGCTCTCCTGCAAGAGCAGTGAACTGGCCTACCCGTTGTCGGAATATGATGCAGGCAAATTCAACCGGGCATTGGACAGCTTCAAGCCGGGCGGATGGACGCCTTTGGCCGCTTCCATCCAAGCCGCTCAAATGGATCTGGAAAAAGAAGCGGGGAAAGACACGCAAAATATCGTCTATGTCGTCAGTGACGGCGTGGAAACCTGCGGCGGCGATCCGGTGAAGGCCGCCCAGTCGTTGTATCAATCCGACATCCAGGCGGTGGTCAACATCATCGGATTCGACGTGGATGACGCGGGGCAGCAAGCCCTGCAAAAAGTGGCGGAAGCAGGCGGCGGGACCTACCGAACCGTTCGTACCAAAGAGGATCTGAAAGCGGAACTGGAACGGCGGTACAAGGAGCTGCGGCAGGAGTGGGAAATCTACGAAAGCCAAGTGAGATGGGACATGCTCTTTAACAGGATCGACAAGCAGGATGAGGCTGACCGGATCATCGGATTGCCCGACGGACTGTTTCGAAATACTTGGCGTAAAGAAGATGAACATCTACGTGCCGCCCGGGATTACCTGGAGGAAAAAGGGATTATCGACTCATCACACCTCAGTTGAGGTCGGCAAACTGATCCAAGACCGGAAATCGAAGCTGGAACATTACCGCTCCGAGGAACGGAAGCGTCTGTTCAAGGAAATTGATGCCTTCCAAAAACGGATGGAAGATATGGCGAAACGTCGGAGGCAACAGGCGGAAGAGAAAATCAATCAAAATCTGGGCAAACATTGACGAAGACACCAAAACCGGAGACCAAAACCGCTGGCCTCCGGTTTTTAGTACATTTTTCGGGTTCATCCCCGATCTCTTCTCCTTCCACCAACTGGGCCGCGTTTATTTCCTGCGTCTGATTGGAAAAGGAACTCGGACAGAGGATAAGATGCCCATCCCATGTTACTTGGAAAATGCCCACGTGTTGATGGAACAGATCAGAAGCCTTTGTTTCGCCTTCCAATTTGGAACTCCGTCGGTATGAACTTTTTTGCCTTATTTCCATCGATTAGACCAAATTCAATACACCCAATCCCTTCTCCCCCACAGTACGTAAGTCATACTGCATGAGAAGAGCAAACAAGCCGCCAGCAACGCCAAAACCGATGATGTCCCCAAGCCACCCATCAGCTTGAACACCGACTCCCCGGTCTTCAGAAAAAATACCATCTGACGGGAAACGTACACAGCACCGACCAAAAATGCAATCAATCCGAAGAAAGCAACAATCGTATTGGGGAGAACGGAGCTCAGCAATCCGCCGACCCCCAGCAACGCCAGAAAAATAAGGGCATGCCAGCCGTAAAACAGCAGGACAAATCCGTACCCTTCCGCCTCCGGCCGGTTGAAAAACGGTACGGTTTCCACATGGGGAAACAACGCCGCTCCCGCCAACAATCCATACAGAAGAATCATGGCCAGCATCGCTCCGATCACTGCCGCCTGACTGACCCACTTGGCCGTCAACAACTGCCAACGTGCATATGGACGAATCAGGACCAACCGATAGGCGCCGGATGTATATTCTCCATTGAAACTGTCTGCCACCATCATCGGGATCAGGATCAAGGAAAGAACAAATGAAATCTCTTTCAACAGGAACACGGAAAAATTGACGGAATTGAGCCGGGTTGTATGCAGCGGATCATAAAATCCGATCCCGCCGCGCTGCAACCAAAACGTCATGAATACCAGCAACAATCCCAGAATCCCGAACGATACCGCCGTTTTCTTCCTGCTCCAAATGCGTTCCAACTCGGAAACCACCAAATCCTTCACCAATCCATCCCCCCTAAAAAAATCGGTCTTGGCGGGTGAAGATCCCATAAGCCATCACAGTGAAAAACACGCCGTAAACGGCCATTATGGCGAAATTCCATCCGACGAAATCCGGTTTTTCCGCCAACATGCGGGCGATCCCCTGATATTGAATGTGGGTCAGGGAAAGGAAAAACCACTTGGGCGAAAGAGGAGGGTTCAACCCCCTCGTAAACACAAACAACACATAGGGATAAGCGATGGAGATCATCAGAAAGCCGACAGACAATCCCATGGCCGTAGTAGTCGTGCTGCTGATGACGGCGAAAAACATCATCACTGCCGAGATGACGACCAGGGTCGCAAAGGCGATCAGATAATACCGGATATGATAGGAAAAGGCTTGCCCGCTGGAAGCCCATCCCGCATGCAGAAAGAGGCGGGTCCGGCCAGTGAAAGGGAACATCCAGGCACCGATCAGATAACTCTCCAGAAAATAAGCCACCTGAAACAGCCCCACCGTCCCCATCACAGCCAACCATTTAGCAAAAAAGATTTGACGAAAAGAACAGGCACGCAATATGATCAATCGAAGCTGTCCGGTCCCGTACTCTTCGGTGATCGAAAAGACCAGCAACATCAACACAACCACGTTAAAAAAGGTGATCAACTGCTCTGCCAGAGCCATGGTCGGAAAATTGTCCATCACGGTGAACTCGGGGCTGGAGGGAGAAAGATGCGCATTCTTCCCCAAGTAATACTTTCCTGTCACCCACAATACCAACGGAATCGAAAAGAAAAGGATCCAAGTGATCCGTCTGCTCCATAACCGTTCCCACTCACTGATCCACAACCGAATCATGATGACACCAACTCGATAAAAATGTCTTCCAATTTCTTTTGTTTCTTTTCGATTCCCGATACCTGCACATTGTGTTGCATCAGCAACCGGTTGATCTCACCCACTTCTTCTTCTCCGGCTTGTACTTCCAATTTGGTGGACGACAGCTTTTTCACTGTCACTTTCCCGGCCAAAACTGCCAATGCCCGATCCACTTGTCGTACCGTGAATACCCACACATCGTTTCTGGACAATCCCTCCATTCTTCCCTGCCAAATCAAGCGCCCCTTTTGAATGACCACCAACCGATTGCACATCTGTTCCAACTCATCCAGCAGGTGACTTGATATAAAAAACGTCAACCCTTGTTGATCACGCAGTCGGATGATGAGTTCACGCAATTCCCTCATTCCCATGGGATCCAGTCCGTTGGCCGGTTCATCCAAGATGACGACCTTCGGTTTCCCCAACAGCGCTTGTGCGATTCCCAACCGCTGTTTCATACCCAGTGAGTAGGTCTTCACTTTCTGATCGGCCGCTTCCGTCAGCCCGACTGTCTGCAACACTTCCTCCACCCGGCGCTTTCGTTCCCCTGCCGGAAGGTTGGGATGTAAACGGGCCAGATTGAGCAAATTTTTTCTTCCCGTCATGTAAGGGAAAAAAATCGGTGATTCCACGATGGCGCCTAGCTCCAGCAACGCTTTTCGCCGATGTTGGCGAACATCGATCCCATTCACCCGCAATTCTCCAGCTGTCGGTGAGATCAGTCCTGTCAACAAGCGGATCATCGTTGTTTTTCCCGCGCCGTTCGGACCCAGAAGGCCGCAGATATCGCCTTGGTACACCTCGAAGGAAACGTGGTCGATCAGTTTCCTGCCCCGGACGATTTTGGATACGTTGCAAGCTTCCAGCATTTTTACGGACACCCCCGGCCACCTCCCGTTTTTTGTTCCACGCCCATTGTATCTGTAGCCCAGCAGGTCTTCCCATCGATTTGTCTTACAACGGGACCGGTGGGAGTGACATTTTTGTAAGGATCAAAATCAACAAACACCCCAGCGATAAGAGACGTTGGGGTGTTCCGATCACTGTATGTAACTGATGTAACTGGTGAACCCCGCTCAAGGGAAAGCCCTCACAGCTGTTTTTCCGTGATGAAACCGTTCCAATTGTGGGTATGATAACGATAAATCCTTGTTTCAGGAGGGATAAAATGCCTAAATTAATCGTCCTGATGGGCCTTCCCGGCTCAGGGAAAAGTACTTATGCCAATCGATTCGATCACTGTGTGGTATTGTCCAGTGATGCGATCAGAAAGGAGTTATTCAATGATGTACAGTATCAGGGAAATAATGCGTTAGTGTTTGATACCCTTTACGGAAGAGCAAAAGAATATTTGGAACACGGTTATGATGTTGTCATTGACTCCACCCATCTTGAAGCGCATAGGAGACTTCAAGTGATCGATATGTTTCGTGAATATGAAAAAGAAATCCATGTCATCCATACGCCCGTTGACGAGTGCAAAAGACGAAATCGAGAACGTGAAAGAATCGTCCCGGAAAATGTGATTGACCAAATGGCGAAGAAAATGGAATATCCCACTTACGAGGAAGGATGGTCGAAAATTGTGAATGTGAATCCTGTACACAGCGTTGCTGTAGAACCGCAGGATGGGGTAACGACACACCCCTGAACCTGGACGTTGTCCGAAGCGGAAACGGACTGCGGACGCCAATGACCCAGGAATCCCACGTCTTCAGCCGTGTGGATCGTCAACGGATCTACCCCAAGAAAAACCGATTCGCATTTCAACACAGGCGTCGTAATCTATTCGGCAACGTCTGTAACCGATGATTTTTCCTCGACATCATATTGATAATCCTTTAGTTGCGGATGAAGGAAAACGATGAAAAACGTAACCCCGTACAAAACTGCGGCGAGAATATATATGGATTGAATATCCATTCGATCCGCTGCCCACCCCATGATCAGATAAGTCATTCCCCACCAGGGAGTCAAAATGGCATTCCTTGCCGCCATTACATTTGCTCGTTCCCTGGGAGTGATGACGTCTTGGAGGACCGTCTCTTGGCAGATCTCTCTGGCTTGATAGATCGGCCCCATCAAAATACACAAGACCAAAGCCAAAATCGCATTGGTATTGATGGCAAACAAAAAGGTTAACAGGGCCATGGATAGTGCACTGAAACCAATCATCAAACCCATCCGTTTCTCCAAATGCCTGGTCATCATCATGACCATGAAACTCCCCGCCATTCCCCCAATCCAATAGGCAGCGTTGATAAATCCCCACCATTCGCTTCCCTTTTTCAAAATCTCATAAGTAAAAGCCAATATGAAGGCACTGCTCCATATCACATTCGCCAATGCTTCGATCATGTCCATCAATGTTAAATTTCGGATCACCCCAACTTTTATCATTATTTGCCAAGCAGGTTCCGGCTTGCCGGATTTTTCCCCTTTGTATGAATGATCCAGTCGAATCAGGCGGACGCATACCCCCGACAGAAAGAAAGATATGGAAATCATGAGAATAACAGAGTAAAACGGAAGAAGCGCAGCAATAATCCCACCCAATCCCCATCCCGCAATTAAAAACAGCTGATGGATCACATTGAGCGTTCCAGCTGCTTTCATATATTCCTTTTTCGATACGACCAATGGGAGTAAAGCGAAACGAGCCGGTTGATACCACGCACCGATGGCCGCAACGAAAAACAGCGGGATCAATACCAATAAGGGGCGAATGTCAGACAGTAAAATCCCCAGAATGATTGTGAAGCCCGCCTGAACCCATCCGATCCCATGCAGCAGATGAACCAACGAATATCGATGAATGTGATACGATCCAAGGACTCCGCCAACAAAGGACCCAAAAGCCATCACAGCCAATACCAAAGACGAACCAAATACGGAGTCCGTGTGTTGGTACACTTTTACCATCACGATCACTTGGAGCAGGACGACCGCGAGAGATTGGAGCGTCTGGGATAACCAAAGCTTCACAAAGTGAGGCTGTCGAAATAAATCCCGCAGCGTGATGTTCATGTTTCAGGCTCCTTTCCGGTGATCAAATCAACACCACACCTCTTTGCGATCACATGATAGGTGCAAGATATCGTGGGATCAACTCGACACGTCAGTCACTGTGGTTTGGAAATCTCCGTTGGAAAGGTTGGTGGCGATTGCTGCGGATGGTTGGGGAGA harbors:
- a CDS encoding vWA domain-containing protein, whose translation is MKRIVGMLVLMLSLMISTGCSGLLSAGSPQEAVQKKKPAGPEEFKAATTVEGMLREGPGKYAGNKYDKAKVQAELDKFPKGLSAREVYNRLIYYLAEDYKPILKKVEEFNPAVPTDAKMPASDINKDVKVQNMNVEILLDSSGSMAEKTDGAQRMELAKQAIRDFVSSLPKGARVSLRVYGHKGTNSPKDKALSCKSSELAYPLSEYDAGKFNRALDSFKPGGWTPLAASIQAAQMDLEKEAGKDTQNIVYVVSDGVETCGGDPVKAAQSLYQSDIQAVVNIIGFDVDDAGQQALQKVAEAGGGTYRTVRTKEDLKAELERRYKELRQEWEIYESQVRWDMLFNRIDKQDEADRIIGLPDGLFRNTWRKEDEHLRAARDYLEEKGIIDSSHLS
- a CDS encoding ABC transporter permease produces the protein MKDLVVSELERIWSRKKTAVSFGILGLLLVFMTFWLQRGGIGFYDPLHTTRLNSVNFSVFLLKEISFVLSLILIPMMVADSFNGEYTSGAYRLVLIRPYARWQLLTAKWVSQAAVIGAMLAMILLYGLLAGAALFPHVETVPFFNRPEAEGYGFVLLFYGWHALIFLALLGVGGLLSSVLPNTIVAFFGLIAFLVGAVYVSRQMVFFLKTGESVFKLMGGLGTSSVLALLAACLLFSCSMTYVLWGRRDWVY
- a CDS encoding ABC transporter permease subunit — encoded protein: MIRLWISEWERLWSRRITWILFFSIPLVLWVTGKYYLGKNAHLSPSSPEFTVMDNFPTMALAEQLITFFNVVVLMLLVFSITEEYGTGQLRLIILRACSFRQIFFAKWLAVMGTVGLFQVAYFLESYLIGAWMFPFTGRTRLFLHAGWASSGQAFSYHIRYYLIAFATLVVISAVMMFFAVISSTTTTAMGLSVGFLMISIAYPYVLFVFTRGLNPPLSPKWFFLSLTHIQYQGIARMLAEKPDFVGWNFAIMAVYGVFFTVMAYGIFTRQDRFF
- a CDS encoding AAA family ATPase gives rise to the protein MITINPCFRRDKMPKLIVLMGLPGSGKSTYANRFDHCVVLSSDAIRKELFNDVQYQGNNALVFDTLYGRAKEYLEHGYDVVIDSTHLEAHRRLQVIDMFREYEKEIHVIHTPVDECKRRNRERERIVPENVIDQMAKKMEYPTYEEGWSKIVNVNPVHSVAVEPQDGVTTHP
- a CDS encoding MFS transporter; the encoded protein is MNITLRDLFRQPHFVKLWLSQTLQSLAVVLLQVIVMVKVYQHTDSVFGSSLVLAVMAFGSFVGGVLGSYHIHRYSLVHLLHGIGWVQAGFTIILGILLSDIRPLLVLIPLFFVAAIGAWYQPARFALLPLVVSKKEYMKAAGTLNVIHQLFLIAGWGLGGIIAALLPFYSVILMISISFFLSGVCVRLIRLDHSYKGEKSGKPEPAWQIMIKVGVIRNLTLMDMIEALANVIWSSAFILAFTYEILKKGSEWWGFINAAYWIGGMAGSFMVMMMTRHLEKRMGLMIGFSALSMALLTFLFAINTNAILALVLCILMGPIYQAREICQETVLQDVITPRERANVMAARNAILTPWWGMTYLIMGWAADRMDIQSIYILAAVLYGVTFFIVFLHPQLKDYQYDVEEKSSVTDVAE